One part of the Nostoc sp. PCC 7120 = FACHB-418 genome encodes these proteins:
- the pheS gene encoding phenylalanine--tRNA ligase subunit alpha: MTSNLEAQLLALRQEGEQAIAAADTLERLEELRVSYLGKKGQLGALLRSMGQMSAEERPKIGAIANTVKEALQASLDKQRESLESAQIQAQLDAETLDVTMPGIYKPQGRIHPLNGIIDRALDVFVGLGYTVAQGLEMETDYYNFEALNTPPDHPARDMQDTFYLPDGNLLRTHTSSVQIRYMEKEEPPIHIVAPGRVYRRDNVDATHSAVFHQIELLAIDEGLTFTDLKGTIKVFLQAMFGDLPIRFRASYFPFTEPSAEVDLQWNGRWLEVMGCGMVDPNVMKSVGYNPEIYTGFAAGFGVERFAMVLHQIDDIRRLYASDLRFLRQF, encoded by the coding sequence ATGACTAGCAACTTAGAAGCTCAACTTTTAGCACTGCGGCAGGAAGGAGAACAGGCGATCGCCGCCGCCGATACCCTCGAACGTCTGGAAGAACTCAGAGTTAGTTATCTGGGCAAGAAAGGGCAATTGGGGGCTTTGTTGCGGAGTATGGGGCAGATGAGTGCGGAGGAAAGACCGAAAATTGGAGCGATCGCCAATACGGTTAAGGAAGCCCTACAAGCTAGTTTAGACAAGCAACGGGAATCTTTAGAATCTGCCCAAATTCAGGCACAGTTAGACGCGGAAACGCTTGATGTCACTATGCCTGGTATTTACAAGCCTCAAGGACGTATTCACCCCCTAAATGGCATTATTGACCGGGCGCTAGATGTTTTTGTGGGCTTGGGCTACACGGTGGCGCAAGGGTTGGAAATGGAGACGGATTACTACAATTTTGAGGCGCTCAACACCCCACCAGACCACCCTGCCCGTGATATGCAGGATACTTTCTACCTCCCAGACGGTAATCTCCTGCGTACTCACACCTCATCGGTGCAAATTCGTTATATGGAAAAAGAGGAACCACCAATTCACATTGTGGCTCCTGGGCGAGTTTATCGGCGAGATAATGTAGATGCCACCCACTCGGCAGTTTTCCATCAAATCGAACTGTTAGCCATTGATGAGGGACTAACTTTTACCGACCTCAAAGGCACTATTAAGGTGTTTTTGCAAGCTATGTTTGGTGATTTGCCAATTCGTTTCCGCGCCAGTTACTTCCCCTTTACCGAACCCTCGGCTGAGGTAGATTTGCAGTGGAATGGGCGCTGGTTGGAAGTCATGGGTTGCGGTATGGTCGATCCCAATGTGATGAAATCTGTAGGTTATAACCCAGAAATTTACACTGGCTTTGCGGCTGGTTTTGGTGTAGAACGTTTCGCAATGGTGCTACACCAAATCGATGATATTCGTCGTTTATATGCTAGTGACTTACGGTTTTTGCGTCAGTTCTGA
- the surE gene encoding 5'/3'-nucleotidase SurE: MKLLISNDDGISALGIRTLANALAEAGHDVTVVCPDRERSATGHGLTLHQPIRAEIVESIFHPAIKAWACDGTPSDCVKLALWALLESPPDLVLSGINQGANLGTEILYSGTVSAAMEGMIEGIPSIAFSLTSHISRNFQPAAKFATILVEQLAAKPIPDLMLLNVNIPPVEWEEIAGVKLTRQGVRRYVDVFDKRTDPRGKTYYWLTGEVLEEVEPPEGLNLPQNVPIDVHVVRNNYISITPLQYNLTYATGIDKLSDWDFPLS; the protein is encoded by the coding sequence ATGAAATTACTGATTAGCAATGATGACGGCATTTCCGCTTTAGGTATTCGTACCTTGGCTAACGCCTTAGCCGAGGCGGGTCATGATGTAACCGTAGTTTGTCCAGACAGAGAGCGATCGGCTACTGGTCATGGACTGACTTTACACCAACCGATTCGCGCCGAAATTGTCGAGTCAATTTTTCATCCCGCTATTAAAGCTTGGGCTTGTGATGGTACTCCCTCCGATTGCGTGAAACTGGCACTTTGGGCTTTACTAGAGTCTCCCCCCGATTTAGTCCTCTCTGGGATTAATCAAGGTGCTAATTTAGGCACAGAAATTTTGTATTCTGGTACGGTTTCTGCCGCAATGGAAGGAATGATTGAAGGCATTCCCAGCATCGCTTTTAGCCTCACTAGCCACATTTCCAGAAATTTTCAGCCTGCGGCAAAGTTTGCCACCATTTTAGTAGAACAACTCGCTGCCAAACCCATACCAGATTTGATGTTACTGAACGTTAATATCCCCCCTGTGGAATGGGAAGAAATCGCTGGCGTTAAACTCACACGCCAAGGAGTGCGGCGCTACGTCGATGTTTTCGACAAGCGCACCGATCCTCGTGGTAAAACTTACTACTGGTTAACTGGAGAAGTTTTAGAGGAAGTGGAACCCCCAGAAGGTTTAAATCTGCCGCAAAATGTACCCATTGATGTCCATGTAGTTAGAAATAACTACATAAGTATTACTCCACTGCAATACAACCTCACCTACGCCACCGGCATAGATAAATTATCTGATTGGGATTTTCCCTTGTCTTAA
- a CDS encoding MBL fold metallo-hydrolase, with the protein MSRIENQFTVQFWGVRGSIPCPGPHTVRYGGNTPCVEMQVAGKRLIFDGGTGLHVLGQSLLRQMPIEAYLFFTHSHWDHMQGFPFFVPGFVKGNNFHIYGAIAPDGSTVEQRLNDQMLHPNFPVPLQIMQANLHFHDVQPGLPIHINDITIETAALNHPGEAVGYRVNWRGGAAVYITDTEHFPDKLDENVLRLAKNADILIYDSTYTDEEYHCAKSPKIGWGHSTWQEAVKIAKAANVKTLGIFHHDPAHDDDFLDQVGAQAFAQFSGAIMAREGMVLQVPVSVPLSESFPVSNVSA; encoded by the coding sequence ATGTCAAGGATAGAGAACCAATTTACTGTGCAATTTTGGGGCGTTCGTGGCAGCATCCCCTGTCCTGGCCCACATACAGTCCGCTATGGTGGTAATACACCTTGTGTTGAGATGCAGGTGGCAGGTAAACGCCTAATTTTTGATGGTGGTACAGGGCTGCACGTTTTGGGGCAATCTTTATTGCGCCAAATGCCTATAGAAGCTTACCTGTTTTTCACTCATTCCCACTGGGATCATATGCAGGGTTTTCCCTTCTTTGTTCCGGGGTTTGTGAAAGGGAATAATTTTCATATCTATGGTGCGATCGCTCCTGATGGTTCCACTGTGGAACAACGGCTCAACGATCAAATGCTCCACCCTAATTTTCCCGTACCTTTGCAGATCATGCAAGCCAACCTGCATTTTCACGACGTGCAACCAGGGCTGCCAATCCATATCAATGATATTACCATCGAAACAGCAGCCCTTAACCATCCTGGTGAAGCTGTAGGATACCGAGTTAACTGGCGTGGTGGCGCAGCCGTTTACATTACAGATACAGAACATTTTCCAGATAAATTGGATGAAAATGTCCTGAGGTTAGCTAAAAATGCAGATATTCTAATTTACGATTCCACCTACACTGATGAGGAATATCATTGTGCCAAATCCCCGAAAATTGGTTGGGGGCATTCGACTTGGCAAGAGGCTGTCAAAATAGCAAAGGCGGCTAATGTCAAGACTTTAGGCATTTTTCACCATGATCCTGCCCATGATGATGATTTCTTAGATCAGGTCGGCGCGCAAGCATTTGCCCAGTTTTCTGGGGCAATTATGGCGCGGGAAGGAATGGTACTCCAGGTTCCTGTATCTGTTCCCTTATCAGAATCTTTTCCCGTTAGTAATGTTTCCGCGTAA
- a CDS encoding bifunctional riboflavin kinase/FAD synthetase, producing the protein MLNLSQNGCSVWVASSTEMVLTPTAVALGKFDGVHLGHQRVIQPVLQSTRSAQTWGDALDSSAQSANPPAAPQERIYSTVVTFRPHPQEFFTGQARTWLTPLDEKVQQLRSLGVDQLVLLPFDKELTALSPEEFVEKILVQQLRCQRISVGQDFCFGKQRRGTAKDLQLIAAKYHIPVSIVPLQTSDGQFLEDGNCGSFESLEDAPISTSLIRQALETGDIKTANRFLGRPYILIGVVVEGEQLGRTIGFPTANLELPKDKFVPRQGVYAVRVKILGESADANIPLEILGVMNIGNRPTVNGTYSSVEVYLLDWSGDLYGKELAVQLVDFLRPEQKFPSLEALKAQIQQDCTVARQILSREN; encoded by the coding sequence GTGCTAAATCTGTCTCAAAATGGGTGTTCTGTGTGGGTTGCTTCTTCAACTGAAATGGTTCTCACGCCAACGGCTGTTGCTCTTGGTAAGTTTGATGGAGTGCATCTTGGCCATCAAAGGGTCATTCAACCAGTTTTGCAGTCAACCAGGAGCGCACAAACATGGGGAGATGCACTAGACTCATCAGCCCAATCAGCAAACCCTCCAGCAGCACCACAAGAACGGATATACTCCACAGTTGTCACTTTTCGTCCTCATCCCCAAGAGTTCTTTACAGGACAAGCCCGTACTTGGTTAACTCCTCTAGATGAAAAAGTACAACAATTGCGATCGCTTGGGGTAGATCAACTAGTACTACTACCCTTTGACAAAGAATTAACTGCTTTGTCGCCGGAAGAGTTTGTCGAAAAAATCCTTGTGCAACAACTACGCTGTCAACGAATTAGCGTCGGGCAAGATTTTTGTTTTGGCAAACAGCGCCGTGGTACCGCCAAGGACTTGCAGTTAATTGCAGCCAAATACCATATTCCTGTTAGCATAGTTCCTTTACAAACTTCTGATGGGCAATTTCTGGAAGATGGCAACTGTGGAAGCTTTGAGTCTCTAGAAGATGCTCCTATTAGTACCTCATTAATTCGCCAAGCTCTAGAAACGGGCGATATCAAAACTGCCAACAGATTCTTAGGAAGACCCTACATTCTCATTGGCGTAGTCGTTGAAGGCGAACAACTTGGTAGAACCATTGGTTTTCCTACAGCCAACCTGGAGCTACCAAAAGATAAGTTTGTCCCCCGTCAAGGAGTTTACGCCGTCCGTGTCAAAATTCTCGGTGAGAGTGCAGATGCTAATATACCACTGGAAATTTTGGGGGTGATGAATATTGGCAACCGTCCCACAGTTAATGGTACTTATTCATCAGTAGAAGTGTATCTTCTTGATTGGTCTGGGGATTTATATGGTAAAGAACTAGCCGTGCAGTTAGTGGACTTTCTGCGACCAGAACAAAAATTTCCGTCTCTAGAAGCCTTAAAAGCACAAATTCAACAAGACTGCACTGTCGCTAGACAAATTTTGTCAAGGGAGAATTGA
- a CDS encoding AAA family ATPase, which translates to MREKIDALTQNLNRTIVGKTEAIRLVLVALIGGGHALLEDVPGVGKTLLAKSLARSLDGTFQRLQCTPDLLPTDITGTNIWNPKSGEFSFMPGPVFANVVLADEINRATPRTQSALLEVMEEQQVTVDGVSRTVPHPFFVIATQNPVEYQGTFPLPEAQMDRFMLSLSLGYPGVDEELEMLQNLQHGIKVGDLQPCLTLAEVAELRDICSQVKVETVLQQYILELVRATRQDEEITLGVSPRGTVALHKATQALAFLLGRDYAIPDDVKFLAPHVLCHRLIPRGGRSARSIVDRLLRSLPIP; encoded by the coding sequence ATGAGAGAAAAAATTGACGCTTTAACCCAAAATCTGAACCGTACCATTGTTGGCAAAACCGAGGCTATACGCTTAGTGTTAGTGGCACTTATAGGCGGCGGTCATGCCTTACTAGAAGATGTCCCTGGAGTTGGCAAAACTCTCTTGGCGAAATCTCTAGCTCGTTCTTTAGATGGAACGTTTCAACGGCTGCAATGTACCCCTGATTTACTACCCACGGATATTACTGGCACTAATATTTGGAACCCCAAAAGCGGTGAATTCAGTTTTATGCCTGGGCCAGTGTTTGCCAATGTTGTCCTAGCAGACGAAATTAACCGCGCCACACCCCGGACTCAATCGGCGTTGCTGGAAGTGATGGAAGAACAACAGGTAACCGTTGATGGAGTTTCTCGCACAGTCCCCCATCCTTTTTTTGTGATTGCTACCCAAAACCCTGTTGAGTATCAGGGTACATTTCCTTTACCAGAAGCTCAAATGGACAGATTTATGTTGTCTTTAAGCTTGGGCTATCCGGGTGTGGATGAAGAACTAGAAATGTTGCAAAATCTTCAGCATGGTATCAAGGTTGGCGATTTACAGCCTTGTCTGACCTTAGCAGAGGTGGCAGAATTACGAGACATCTGTTCTCAAGTCAAAGTAGAAACTGTTTTACAGCAATATATCCTCGAATTGGTCAGAGCTACACGCCAAGACGAAGAAATTACTCTCGGTGTCAGTCCACGGGGTACTGTAGCGTTACACAAGGCTACCCAAGCATTAGCTTTTTTATTAGGGCGTGATTATGCCATTCCTGACGATGTGAAATTTCTCGCTCCTCATGTCCTCTGCCATCGCCTGATTCCCAGGGGTGGACGTAGTGCTAGAAGTATAGTTGATAGGTTATTGCGATCGCTACCTATTCCTTAA
- a CDS encoding cytochrome c, whose product MSNLVKRKAHTRTLKRRPLGLIFIILAWSLAMGWLLALATSAHSATPTAEIGTVDVIPAAQQLGQELYLENCATCHIGLPPAVLPSQTWRNLLQDSQHYGVQIKPLIDPPRALVWRYLSTFSRSQLPDEETPYRLRNSRYFKALHPKVDLPRPVQINGCVSCHPSASEYNFRRLSTEWEK is encoded by the coding sequence ATGTCAAATCTAGTTAAACGCAAAGCCCATACTCGTACACTAAAACGCCGACCTCTGGGTTTAATTTTCATTATCCTGGCATGGAGTCTGGCTATGGGTTGGTTACTAGCCTTGGCAACCAGCGCCCATAGTGCTACACCTACAGCAGAAATTGGCACTGTTGACGTAATTCCCGCAGCACAGCAACTGGGACAAGAACTGTATTTAGAAAATTGTGCTACCTGCCATATTGGTTTACCACCAGCTGTTTTACCTAGTCAAACTTGGCGAAACCTCCTACAAGACTCACAGCACTATGGCGTACAAATCAAGCCTTTAATTGATCCACCACGCGCTTTAGTCTGGCGGTATCTTTCCACTTTTTCCCGTTCCCAATTACCAGACGAAGAAACACCCTATCGCCTCAGGAATTCTCGTTATTTTAAAGCTTTACACCCTAAAGTCGATTTACCTCGACCTGTACAGATAAATGGTTGTGTCAGTTGTCATCCCAGTGCGAGTGAGTATAATTTCCGTCGCCTGAGTACAGAATGGGAGAAGTAG
- the secA gene encoding preprotein translocase subunit SecA, with translation MLKLLLGDPNARKLKKYQPYITEINLLEEDIKVLSDEDLKGKTAEFKQRLAKGETLDDILPEAFAVVREAGRRVLGLRHFDVQMLGGVILHSGQIAEMKTGEGKTLVATLPSYLNALTGKGVHVITVNDYLARRDAEWMGQVHRFLGLSVGLIQSSMTPSERQKNYECDITYVTNSEVGFDYLRDNMATSMADVVQRPFNYCVIDEVDSILVDEARTPLIISGQVERPTEKYVQAAEIALTLQKDEHYDVDEKARNVLLTDEGFAQAEELLGVTDLFDPEDPWAHFVFNAIKAKELFLKDVNYIVRNGEVVIVDEFTGRVLPGRRWSDGLHQAIEAKEHVDIQPETQTLATITYQNLFLLYPKLGGMTGTAKTEEAEFERIYKLEVTIIPTNRIRRREDLSDLVFKKEIGKWQAIARECAEMHELGRPVLVGTTSVEKSEYLSQLLREQGIPHELLNARPENVEREAEIVAQAGRRGAVTIATNMAGRGTDIILGGNSEYMARLKLREYFMPRIVRPDDEDVFGVQRAAGLPTGHGAGQGFVPGKKVKTWKASPEIFPTQLSKEAEQLLKEAVDFAVREYGDRSLPELEAEDKVAVAAEKAPTDDSVIQKLRDAYNRIKHEYEEFTSTEHDEVVGRGGLHVIGTERHESRRIDNQLRGRAGRQGDPGSTRFFLSLEDNLLRIFGGDRVAGLMEAFNVEDDMPIESGMLTRSLEGAQRKVETYYYDIRKQVFEYDEVMNNQRRAIYAERRRVLEGQDLKEQVIKYAEKTMDEIVDYYINVDLPSEEWELDKLVDKVKEFVYLLSDMQANQLEDMGVSEIKAFLHEQVRIAYDLKEAQIDQIQPGLMRQAERFFILQRIDTLWREHLQQMDALRESVGLRGYGQKDPLIEYKSEGYELFLDMMVNIRRDVVYSLFMFQPQPQPVVQTSSEMV, from the coding sequence ATGCTAAAACTCTTGTTGGGCGACCCCAACGCTCGTAAACTCAAAAAATACCAACCCTATATTACAGAAATTAATCTCTTGGAAGAGGACATTAAAGTCCTCTCTGATGAAGATTTAAAAGGTAAAACAGCAGAGTTTAAACAGCGACTTGCCAAAGGCGAAACTTTGGATGATATCTTGCCAGAAGCCTTTGCTGTGGTAAGAGAGGCAGGACGGCGAGTCTTAGGGTTGCGGCATTTTGATGTCCAGATGTTAGGCGGTGTCATTCTGCATAGTGGACAAATCGCCGAAATGAAAACCGGTGAAGGTAAAACCTTGGTGGCTACCTTACCGAGTTATTTAAATGCTTTGACTGGTAAGGGTGTACACGTAATCACCGTGAACGATTACCTGGCTCGTCGGGACGCAGAATGGATGGGACAGGTGCATCGCTTTCTGGGTTTGAGTGTCGGGCTGATTCAATCCAGTATGACACCTAGTGAACGCCAGAAAAACTATGAGTGCGATATCACTTACGTGACCAATAGTGAAGTTGGTTTCGACTATCTGCGGGATAACATGGCTACATCGATGGCTGATGTGGTACAGCGTCCCTTTAACTATTGCGTCATTGACGAAGTAGATTCGATTTTAGTGGATGAGGCACGGACACCTCTCATTATTTCTGGTCAGGTAGAAAGACCTACAGAAAAATATGTCCAAGCTGCGGAAATTGCTCTGACTCTGCAAAAAGATGAGCATTATGATGTAGATGAAAAAGCTCGTAACGTACTGCTAACAGACGAGGGTTTTGCACAAGCAGAAGAACTGTTAGGTGTAACGGATTTATTTGACCCAGAAGACCCTTGGGCGCACTTTGTATTTAATGCGATTAAAGCTAAGGAACTGTTCCTCAAGGACGTGAATTATATCGTCCGCAATGGGGAAGTGGTGATTGTAGATGAATTTACCGGACGGGTATTACCTGGAAGACGTTGGAGTGATGGTTTACACCAAGCCATTGAAGCCAAAGAACACGTAGATATACAACCAGAAACTCAAACTTTAGCGACAATTACCTATCAAAACCTCTTCTTGTTGTATCCCAAATTAGGTGGGATGACAGGAACAGCGAAGACAGAAGAAGCTGAGTTTGAAAGAATTTACAAATTAGAAGTCACGATTATTCCCACTAACAGAATTAGAAGACGGGAAGACTTGTCTGACTTGGTATTTAAAAAAGAGATTGGTAAATGGCAGGCGATCGCGCGCGAATGTGCAGAGATGCACGAACTCGGTAGACCTGTGTTAGTAGGGACTACCAGTGTGGAAAAATCAGAATATCTCAGTCAATTACTCAGAGAACAAGGGATTCCCCACGAATTGCTGAACGCTCGTCCCGAAAACGTAGAAAGGGAAGCGGAAATTGTTGCCCAAGCTGGGCGCAGGGGTGCTGTAACTATCGCCACCAACATGGCGGGACGGGGTACAGATATCATCCTTGGTGGTAACTCTGAATACATGGCGCGGTTGAAATTGCGTGAATATTTTATGCCGCGTATTGTCAGACCAGACGATGAAGATGTGTTTGGTGTCCAGAGGGCGGCGGGATTACCTACAGGACATGGTGCTGGTCAAGGCTTTGTTCCTGGGAAGAAAGTCAAGACTTGGAAGGCTTCGCCAGAGATTTTCCCCACGCAACTTTCTAAAGAAGCAGAACAACTGTTAAAAGAAGCAGTTGATTTTGCAGTGCGGGAATATGGCGATCGCTCTTTACCAGAATTGGAAGCAGAAGATAAAGTAGCAGTAGCAGCCGAAAAAGCCCCTACCGATGACTCAGTAATTCAGAAACTGCGCGACGCTTACAACCGAATTAAGCACGAGTATGAAGAATTTACCAGCACTGAACATGATGAGGTGGTAGGAAGGGGTGGTTTACACGTAATTGGGACAGAACGCCACGAATCCCGGCGGATTGACAACCAGTTGCGGGGACGGGCCGGACGACAAGGTGACCCCGGTTCCACAAGATTTTTCCTCAGTTTAGAGGATAACTTATTGCGGATTTTTGGAGGCGATCGCGTTGCTGGCTTAATGGAAGCCTTCAATGTAGAAGATGATATGCCCATTGAGTCTGGTATGCTCACCCGCAGCTTGGAAGGCGCACAAAGAAAAGTTGAAACCTACTACTACGACATCCGTAAGCAAGTATTTGAATACGACGAGGTAATGAATAACCAACGTCGCGCCATCTACGCTGAACGTCGTCGGGTTCTGGAAGGTCAAGACTTGAAAGAACAGGTGATTAAGTACGCCGAAAAAACAATGGACGAAATCGTTGACTATTACATCAACGTTGATTTGCCCTCGGAAGAGTGGGAATTAGATAAGTTGGTGGATAAAGTCAAAGAGTTTGTTTATCTGCTGTCTGATATGCAGGCGAACCAATTGGAAGATATGGGCGTGAGTGAGATTAAGGCGTTCCTCCATGAACAGGTACGTATTGCTTACGACCTCAAGGAAGCCCAAATTGACCAAATTCAGCCAGGTTTGATGCGTCAAGCTGAACGCTTCTTTATCTTGCAGCGTATTGATACTTTGTGGCGGGAACACTTGCAACAAATGGATGCTTTGCGCGAGTCTGTAGGTTTGCGTGGTTATGGGCAGAAAGACCCGCTTATTGAGTATAAGAGTGAGGGTTATGAGTTGTTCTTGGATATGATGGTGAATATCCGCCGGGATGTGGTTTATTCGTTGTTCATGTTCCAGCCTCAGCCTCAGCCGGTTGTGCAAACGTCTTCGGAGATGGTTTAA
- a CDS encoding Uma2 family endonuclease: protein MTPALTKQVIFDEFIDWLPENSEGRYELHHGVIVEMPKPTGKHSNVTGFLIEELVLNIIQIGKRGIWTIPRESIVKPKGESGYEPDIIVLDQEALSKEPRWERESIIENAASVKLIVEVVSTNWRDDYYKKCADYVRVASRREEMGIPEYWIIDYAGLGGRAFIGNPKQPTISVNYLIDGEYQVSQFRQGERIQSPTFPELDLTADQIFWVGR from the coding sequence ATGACTCCAGCCTTAACCAAACAAGTGATCTTTGACGAATTTATTGATTGGTTGCCAGAAAACTCAGAGGGACGCTACGAGCTGCATCATGGGGTAATTGTCGAAATGCCAAAGCCAACGGGGAAGCATTCCAATGTTACGGGTTTTCTGATAGAAGAATTAGTGCTTAACATCATCCAAATTGGAAAACGCGGTATTTGGACTATTCCCAGAGAGTCGATTGTTAAGCCTAAGGGTGAGTCTGGTTATGAACCCGACATTATTGTTTTGGATCAAGAGGCGTTAAGCAAGGAACCCCGGTGGGAGCGTGAGTCTATAATTGAGAATGCAGCAAGTGTGAAGTTAATTGTTGAAGTTGTCAGCACTAATTGGCGTGATGATTATTACAAAAAATGTGCTGATTACGTTCGCGTAGCGTCTCGAAGAGAAGAGATGGGTATACCTGAATACTGGATTATAGACTACGCAGGTTTGGGTGGACGAGCTTTTATTGGCAACCCTAAGCAACCAACTATCTCAGTTAATTACCTAATTGACGGTGAGTACCAAGTGAGTCAGTTTCGCCAAGGGGAACGTATTCAATCACCAACATTCCCTGAGTTGGATTTAACTGCTGACCAAATTTTTTGGGTGGGACGATAA
- a CDS encoding pyridoxal phosphate-dependent aminotransferase — protein sequence MKLAARVSQVTPSITLAIAAKAKAMKAEGIDVCSFSAGEPDFDTPAHIKAAAAKALDEGKTKYGAAAGEPKLREAIARKLQKDNHLDYKPENVIVTNGGKHSLYNLIVALIDPGDEVIIPAPYWLSYPEMVTLVGGKSVIVPTDASTGYKITPEQLRKAITPKTKLFVLNSPSNPTGMVYTPEEIKALAQVVVDADIYVVSDEIYEKILYDGAQHISIGSLGKEIFNRTLISNGFAKAYSMTGWRLGYLAGPVDIIKAASSIQGHSTSNVCTFAQYGAIAALEDSQDCVEEMRQAFAKRRQVMLDRLNAIPGLSTAKPDGAFYLFPDISKTGLKSLEFCDALIEEHKVAVIPGIAFGADDNIRLSYATDLATIEKGLDRLEKFVRSRI from the coding sequence ATGAAACTGGCAGCAAGAGTAAGTCAGGTAACACCTTCGATAACCTTAGCGATCGCAGCGAAAGCTAAGGCGATGAAGGCAGAGGGTATAGACGTTTGTAGTTTTAGCGCTGGTGAACCCGATTTTGATACCCCAGCGCATATCAAAGCAGCAGCCGCCAAGGCTTTGGATGAAGGCAAAACCAAGTATGGTGCAGCAGCTGGAGAACCAAAGTTAAGGGAAGCGATCGCCCGCAAGTTGCAAAAGGATAATCATCTGGATTACAAACCAGAGAATGTCATTGTCACTAATGGCGGTAAGCATTCGCTTTACAACTTGATTGTGGCGCTGATTGATCCAGGTGATGAGGTGATTATCCCGGCTCCCTATTGGTTGAGTTATCCCGAAATGGTGACTCTGGTAGGTGGGAAATCGGTAATTGTCCCCACAGATGCTTCCACTGGTTATAAAATCACCCCCGAACAACTGCGAAAAGCTATTACCCCCAAAACCAAGCTATTTGTCCTCAACTCCCCATCTAACCCCACAGGGATGGTGTACACACCAGAGGAAATCAAAGCTTTGGCTCAGGTAGTAGTTGATGCAGATATCTATGTTGTGTCTGATGAGATTTACGAAAAAATTCTCTACGATGGCGCACAGCATATCAGCATCGGTTCGCTAGGGAAGGAAATTTTTAACCGCACGTTGATTAGTAATGGCTTTGCGAAAGCTTATTCTATGACGGGGTGGCGTTTGGGCTATCTAGCCGGGCCAGTGGACATTATCAAGGCTGCTAGTTCCATTCAAGGGCATAGTACATCAAATGTATGTACCTTTGCTCAATATGGAGCGATCGCTGCTTTGGAAGATTCCCAAGATTGTGTGGAAGAAATGCGCCAAGCCTTCGCTAAACGTCGTCAGGTAATGCTAGATCGACTCAACGCCATCCCCGGCTTGAGTACTGCAAAACCAGACGGTGCATTTTATCTGTTTCCAGATATCAGCAAAACTGGCTTGAAATCCCTCGAATTTTGTGATGCTTTAATTGAAGAACACAAGGTTGCAGTAATTCCAGGGATAGCTTTTGGTGCTGATGACAACATCCGCCTTTCCTACGCTACTGATTTGGCAACAATTGAGAAAGGTTTGGATCGGTTAGAGAAGTTTGTCCGTTCTCGCATTTAG
- a CDS encoding Uma2 family endonuclease — protein MTALTLNLDSVIKLTREQFYQLCVENPDLKLERNAQGELIIMPPTGGETGRSNVNLILQVASWNEINHGGEVFDSSTGFTLPNGADRSPDVSWVEKSRWEALTKEQREKFIPLCPDFVIEIMSPSDSLKKVQEKMFEYRSNGCRLGWLINRKRQEVEIYRPEQEVEILTLPQTLSGEDVLPGFILNLQRIW, from the coding sequence ATGACAGCGCTTACATTAAATCTCGATTCTGTCATTAAATTGACAAGAGAACAGTTTTATCAGTTGTGTGTAGAGAATCCAGATTTAAAATTAGAACGCAATGCCCAAGGAGAATTAATTATAATGCCACCAACAGGAGGAGAAACAGGGAGAAGTAATGTTAATTTAATTCTGCAAGTAGCATCCTGGAATGAAATAAATCATGGGGGCGAAGTTTTTGATTCATCTACCGGATTTACTTTACCCAACGGTGCTGATCGTTCTCCTGATGTTTCTTGGGTAGAAAAGTCTCGTTGGGAAGCGTTAACTAAAGAACAAAGAGAAAAATTCATTCCTCTATGTCCTGATTTTGTCATTGAAATAATGTCACCATCTGACAGTTTAAAGAAAGTTCAAGAAAAAATGTTTGAATACAGGTCAAACGGATGTCGATTAGGTTGGTTGATTAACCGCAAAAGGCAAGAAGTAGAAATTTATCGCCCAGAACAAGAGGTAGAGATTTTAACATTACCTCAAACTCTTTCGGGTGAAGATGTATTACCTGGGTTTATACTCAATCTGCAACGAATTTGGTAA